The genomic interval CGCCGATCTGAAGCAACGCGGCATGCTGGAAGAAACGCTGATCGTTTGGGCAACGGAATTCGGTCGCACGCCCACCAAAGAAGGCAAGTTCGGACGTGGCCACCACGGCGATTGCTTTTCCATCTGGCTGGCCGGCGGCGGAGTTAAAGGTGGAATCGTTCACGGAGAAACCGACGACATCGGCAAAGCGATCGTTCGCGATCAAGTCGACGTGCATGATTTGCATGCCACGATCTTGAACCAAATGGGAATCGATCACACCCGTTTGACCTACCGCCACGCCGGCCGCGATTTCCGCCTGACCGATGTCCACGGACGCGTCGTCAAAGAAATCCTCGCATAGCTCTGGCGTACGTCAACCTTTCCAGGCCAGGGCTTTTAACATCTACGTAAACATCCTGCTCGGAACAGGAAATGTATTGCTGACGTCTTTGTTTACCTATCAGTATGGATACTGATTCGTGAGAGCGAAACTGGATCCCGCAAGGGATCGCAGAAGGTAGCCACGGGTCGCCGAAGGCGCACCCGTGGTATGCTTGGTCGCAGCGCATCACGGCGGAGCGTGATGCCTACACGAACAGAAAAGCGTTTGGATGGTCACTCATCCAAAACCCGCCAGCCTATCGCGTGAGTCAATATTTTTACGGTGGTCACATACTTTCTTTCGCGTCCCTAGATTTGCCTACTTCGGCATGTTTGCAACTCTTGTGTAGCAGGGAAACCCAGTGTGCGTCATGGTTTCACACTCAGTGCAAAGATGTTAGAAGCCCTGGCCTGGAAAGGCTGACACTGGGCCGCCAGAAGCTCGAGTGTGCCCCCTCATCCTCGGCTCCGCCCCCTTTTTCATTCCGGTGTCGTCTGCCCAACCGTGGTACTACCGATTCTTCAATCGTCAAAAACAACGATCGGCCGGGCGCTCCAGAGGGACATGCCCTGAAGGTCTGTCGGTCCAGGAGGTTGCAAAGGTATGGAGCGGATCACGTTGCCGTCTAAGTCAAGTTCCTGAAATGCCACACCTGAGATGCTGAACATTGATTCCCCGCTTTGGAGGAGACCGCCTTGAGTGTTGGACTCAAATTCACGAACTATTCCCCCATCTGATGCAACCAATTCGATTCGCGTCCTTGGTTTCTGATCAGGTGTATCAGGGAATTGAATCATTTCCAGCCAAAGCGAGTCACCGACAAATTGAAGTCCAACCATCTGCTCTTTTGGAGGCTTGCTTGGATCATTCGAGTATTTCATCGTCCGCAGGCGGTGGATGCCCCTATCGTCACACCGACACAAACTGAACCTCAATCCTGCACCTTGATCTGGAATGTCGGCGACAACAAACCAGACGTTCCCGTTCTTGTCGAACACGAGACCCTCAATGCGAAAGGGAACAGGTGTTATCAGCCTGTGCGACAACTCCGTTCCCTCAGCGTTCAGTTTTACCAACGTCGCATTGGGAGTAAACGGCTTGTCGTGCCAAACGAACATTGCATCGTCTCGCTCGCTGTAGTCCATGCGTTTCGCAGCGTACGGTATCCGCCGACGCTCATTTCCATTCTTGTCCAGAATGACTGTGACACCAGTCGTTTGGAAGCCAGAAGCACACCACAAGTCTCCGGTTCGCTGGTTGATCGCTAAGTGTTCAACATGCGGTAGCGGGGTGCGAAATTGCAACTCTGCTCGGCGATTGAATGCTAAGACAGCGTCGGACGCTACTACAAAGACCATTTGTCGGTCGTGATCCATCGCGATCTTATGCCCCGAGGAAAACCTTGGGGTAGTGAAATCGGTTAGCGAGATTGAACGTAACAGGGAGCCATCTTTCCGATAAAAACTCAGGCTGTACGCCATTTGCCGGGCCTGACGGGGATGGGGATCTTGTGGTTTGGTTTGGCTCTCGATTCTCGCCATCATGGCGTCGGCGTCACCCTGAAAAGCTTCTTGTGAGGGAACCGACTCAGCGCCATTCAATGGTCCGCTTGAGAAATCGATTCCTGACGCGGTTGATGCGTCTGTCACCAATGACGTCAGCACTTTGTTGAGTTCATCAAGATCGCTGCCACGATAGACGATTTTTCCTTGAGGATTGATCAGGAGCCTTGTTGGAGCAGTGCCCGCTTCGTAATCCGACAAAATCCGATCTTTCGTGAACTGACTGCCCACGATCGGCCAATCCAACGACGACCAATTGCCAACGATATCACCACTGACATGTCCAAGAATTGCGACACTGAGGAACGCAACTCCTTTGGAATTCCAGTGAGCATGCATCGCTCGCAATCGAGTCAGTTGTTGTTGGTACAGTTCCGACTGGCTGGGGAAGAAATCGAGAAGTAGCCATTTCCCGGAATACTCTTTGGACGAAATCACTTTTCCGTCCGGTGTGAGCGAGACGAAAGGGAGAGCGTCATCGCCGGTGGTAGGGATGCGATTCCAAGACAAATTGAACTGCATTTCTCTCTGCGGGGCGTCGTCGTTTTTCAACTCGAACGTTTGATTGATTGTGTCGATCACGCGTCCGTTTCCGGAGTGACCCTTCGGGACCTTTGCCATCACGGGCAGACGGATCGAGTAAGTTCCAGCAGGCAGGTGTTCAACGATAAAACTGCCGTCGTCGTTGGCTTTGAATTGAGTCAAGCCAGAATCGCTTTGCAACATACCCGGCGCATCAAACGTGGGTTGACGAAGCCCTTGGGGATCTGGCCCCAAAATCACACGTCCGACGAGGCGAATCCCGCTTTCTTTGACAACAAGCTCATTGAACCCGTCCTTGATCTCAAATGAACGCTCTGTGGAAACGAATCCTGCTTGGTGACTACGTTTTCCGTCGTTTGAGATTTTTATGCTTACCGATCCGGGGACAACTCGGTTGAAGGTGGCTTCACCGTTCTCATTGGTCTGCTGGCGACGGTTTGATTGCAGGAGGGATGATGGGGCGTAGGCACGCCATTCATGTGATAGCGACACCTCCGCACCGGAAACGGGCTTTCCGTTTGCAAGAACTGAAACCTTGAGTTGAGCCCAAGGTCTCAATCGAATGATCTTTTCTTTTGGCAAATCGGCAACGAGAACCTGAGCATACCCCGAATCGTGTTCGATGCCCAAGGTTGCGTTGGCTGGCAATGGCGTTTTGGTGATGAATTCAAGTCGCCCCCGGTTATCGGTACGAGTTTCAAGCGTCTCGAATCCTCCCACGGTCCTGCCACCCCGCGACAAAGCATTAAATGGGTCGGCAGTGCTTGGGTCGATCAATACGACTTTTGCACCGGCAGCCAGCTTTCCGTTGGGATCCAATAGGCGTGCTCTGATGGTGTTCGTGGGTTCGGCCACCACTCGCGCAAGCTTTATATCGAAAGAATGTTGAAGCTCGTTGGGATCAAAAGGCTGTCGCCAGGTCTGGTAGCCGGCGGACTCGACCACGAGTACAGGTTTCTCGATTTCAAACCTGAGTTCGAATTCCAGCCGACCTCGTCGTGCGATCACCATCGCATCTGAACGCCGAACAACATCATCGTGCAGATTTGCATCGACAATTTTGGCGGTGAATTGATCGATCGGTTTTCCTGTCTGCTCGTCGGTGACGGTAGCTTTCAAGTGGGCGACCTCGTTTAACGTTACTGTCAATGGCACTTCCGGTTCAGCGATCATTTCGGTGCTGCGAAATCCATTGGCGCCGATGGAAACTTGCAGAGGATCGCTGCCTGCACCACTCCATCGAAACACTCCGGCATTGTCGGTTGCGCCGGTCCAAAGCGTGCCTCCAAGAACAGCATTTTCGTGAACTCTCACCCAGGCACCGACGATCGGATTTCCACGTTGATCCGACGTATGGATAGCGACTCTCCTGCCGGGTAACAGCTTGAACTCGACTTCCTGGTCATGTTGCGTCAATTCAACGAACTGTTTTTGCTTCACGTGTTCGGCGTCAAATGCATAGACGGTGATTGCTTGATTGGGCAGAGCATTTTGATGAAACCTGCCTTCTTCGTCGGTGAGCACGTGTGGGATGCTGCCTCGCCCCTTTGCCTGGAATCCAACCGTCGCCCCAGCTACCGCTTCTCCTTTTTTGTTCCTGACAATTCCGCGAATCGTTCGTCCTCGTTCAAGAATATATTCGCCCTCTGTTCCAGGGGTCACGGCGAACGTTTGATCGATAAAATCATCGTGCCGGATTGAGATCCGTGCATCGTCTGGGGCGGCGTCGATCAACCATGTACCGTCTGCTGCGGAACGTTCATTGAAAAAAGTTTGGATGAACGACGAGCCCGGCTGAATCTTCAATATCGATATCTTGGCGTCAGCAATCGGCTTGCCTTGTTCGTCTTGAACAGTGCCACCCACCAACGCACCACGGGCCAGTCGGACAACCATCTGTTGGGGCTGTTGATCGGGGGCGTACTCGACGCGTGGGATCGCCTCAGGCACATGGTCATTGCAGTAAACCGCTCCAAGGACGGAATACTTCGTCGCTGGTCGTTCGATGGAAAACTCCGCCAAGCCATCACCATTGGTGATCGCAATGATCGTACGAGTCATTGCATTATGGGAAAGTGTCATTTCGACGCGAGCGTCTGACAACGGCTGGTCGCTTGTGGAAACAACGCGTACGTTGATCGAGAGATTGGCATGGTTCGGTTCTTGGGCAATGATCCGGGGCACAATGGCAATGCCTGTCAGGCCGACGAAAACGGCGATCATCAGGATCGCGAACGCCAATAAACCATATGCCTTGCCGAGGGGTTTCGCGTGGATGCCACTGCCGATCATACGAAGACGTTTCATCACGTTTGGGGTGCGAGCCATTGCAAATCCGTCGGCGGCCACCGATCTGCGGTGACTGACTGTCAACGCCGCCCGCGCCAGGGTCCGCGAGTAGCCCTCACGATCTTGGAAAGCATCTGCGACGGCCAAATCGCAAACCATTTCACAAGCAATGCGATGTGATGACCTCAAGAACCAGACCAATGGATGCGGCCAGAACACACATCGCAACAAACGCATCACGGCGTCCCAGGAAAGATCCGCTCCGGCAATGTGGCCCAGTTCGTGTGCCAACTCAAATCGGAGATCCGGTGATTCATGTGTCTCACGCAACAGGATCGTTGGGCGTATTGTCCCGACCACACAAGGCGAATCCACCAGTTCTGTTGTTAGTAACCGTGGTAGACGTACCCCGAGTTGCTCACACAGATCACGCATCAGTGCAATGGTCTCCGCGTCTGCGGGACGACTGACGCGTATCAATCGTCTCGCCCTCGACACGCCCAGTATCCAACGAAACGACTCAATAAACAGACCCAAAATCCAAAGACTGAAAACGATCCACCCGATAGAAGGCAACGCTAGAACGCCAGGTCTCTCGTTTATCACTGGTTGGTTTTCAAGAGCATCGCTCCCTGCCGATACGACGTCGTTGCCCAAGCCTTCCTCCGCTGAGGGACTTTCATGCAGGGTGAATCCTTTCTCATCAAACGCAGGTAAGTCGTACATCGAACGCGTGGATGCAGGAGCACGACGTTGTGGCTTTACCGATTCCACCTCATTGGCAGCATCAGCGACGCTTGTAAGATTGCGATCAACCGACTCCACCGTGTTCGGAGTGTCTCGATCGGGCTCCATCCATGCCAATGACAGTTGATTGATGGGTGGAAAAAGCGTTGCGAGCGTCAACGCAATGATGGCGATTGCAACGACACGATAGGCCCACACTCGCCAACGTGGATTGATGTTCCGTAGCAAAAATGCAAAGAGAGGAACGGTAAACAAAACCAGCGATAATTTGGCAATCCACCACGCATAGGCTTGGTTCTCATAGAGAAAATCAAACATCGTTTCACCCCTTCTTTTTGGTTTTGATGTTCCTGGCTGTTCTCTTCGATCCTTTTGACTTGGAATCACTTGGCATTGATTCTTGACTTCCGAGTCCAGCAGCGTCTCTTAGTTCCGCCAAATCTTGTTCTGTAAGACTTTCTTGCTCCGCAAGGTTCATCATCAATGAACGCAGAGAACCATCGCAGAATGCGTCGGCGAGTTCCCGCACCATTTCGTGAAACGCTCGACGCTTGGGCGTGGTCGCTTTGTACCGAAATGCTTTGCCATCACGTCTTCGAGTGACGTGACCCTTCTCGACCAGAATCGTCAGGTAGCTGCGAAGTGCTGGGTCTTTAATTGGGGCACCGTAGAACTCTTGTAGCTCAGGCGGAGAAAGCTCGCCGTGTTCCCACAGCAATTTCATCACTCGGAGCTCCCCTGGTGTGAAACGCATCACGTCCTCCTGCAAGTGGCGATCGCATTTTGTGCAGATAAGTCTGCACAAAGAAGGTATGAGATCGACACGGGGGATGCAAGACATTGGTGCAGATTATTCTGCACATTTACTGTTGCCGCTGTATCGGCGATGACAACGCGACGTTGTGTGGAGATTTCGGTTTTCCGGCTGGGCGGATAACTTGAGCAGGCTGCTTTCAAAGGGCAGCGAGGCAGGGTGCCGCATTCGACGTTGAAAGCTACAACGAAATGATGGGGAACCTCGCGATGGAGGCGCAGAGCATTTTGACGCCAGAGCAATCAGAGAAACTCTCCAGAAGAGTGAAGCTCAAGGGGCTGAAGCAAAAATTTGGCGACGAGTTTGCAATGATCAACGGCTTGGCCGAGGACTTCGATTTGAACGAAAACCAAACCAAAGCGCTGCGAGAAACGATCGCCGAAGTCGAAAAAAAGTTTTACGACAAAATACAGGAGTTGAAGAAGACATCGATGCAAGAGATCATCAACGAATTACCAGCCAAACATTGCAAGGAAGCCGAAGACGCTGTCCGAGAGTTTTTGGAGGAAGACCGCAGGCCGAAGCAGAACCGTTTCAACTCCATCATCCAAGTTGGCAGATGATGCAGTTGTCCGGCAAGTAGTCCCCCTCACCCCCTGCCCCTCTCCCCCAAGCTTTTCGCGACGAAGTCTTGGATAATGGCAGAGCCGTGCGCGCGAAAGCCTTGGGGGAGAGGGGAGCCATTTTCAGCTTGCGTACCGAAGCCACATCGTTGATATCAGCAACCAATTCATTCACCGTTCGCGGAACAGTTCGCTGATGGATTGGTCGTGGTGGATACGCTTGATCGCTTCGGCCAGCAGCGGGGCGACGGTCAGTTGCACCATGTTGGGCAGCATTTTGTCGGCGGGAATCGGGATCGAATCGGTGATTGTGATGGAATCGATCGGTGCGTCACGCAATCGTTCGATCGCGGGGCCGCAGAGGACGCCGTGGGTGCAGGCGATGTGGATCTCCGCTGCCCCGGCGGCGTGCACCAAATTCGCGGCACCGCAGATCGATCCGGCGGTGCTGATCATGTCATCGAACATCAAGGCGATCTTGCCCTCGACCGGGCCACCGATGATTGTGCTCTGTCGTACTTCCAGTGCGCTGGTTCGCCGCTTGTCGACGATCGCGAGTTGCCCACCGAGTCGCTTGGCGTGACCAACGGCGCGTTTGATGCTTCCTTCGTCGGGACTGACGACGACGATTCGGTCGTCGGTCATGTTGCGGTTGCTGAAGTGTTCGTTCAGCACGGGGGCGGCATACAAGTGATCGACCGGCACGTCAAAGAAACCTTGGATCTGTGCCGCGTGCAAGTCCATCGTCAAGACGCGATCGGCGCCGGCGCGGGCGATCAAGTTCGCGACCAGCTTCGCAGTGATCGGCACACGGCCTTCGTCTTTGCGGTCCTGGCGTGCGTAACCGTAGTAGGGGATCACTGCAGTCACGCGTTCGGCGCTGGCGCGTTTGCAGCAGTCGATCATCGTCAACAACTCGATCAAGTTGTCATTGACGGGTGGACAAGTTGGTTGCACGAGAAAAATATCGCGACCGCGGACGTCTTCGTCCAGCTTGCAATAGTTTTCGCCGTCGGGGAACTTGCCCAACGAGATCGCAGCCGGTTCCAAATGCAGATGCCTGCAGATTCGGGCCGTCAGCTCGGGATTCGCACGTCCGCTAAAGATTTTCAGTTCACGCATATCCCATCGCTCGCATTTTTTCATCCACGAGCTGTAACTCGTCGGGATTGTTGATCGATAACGACTCGCACGGCTGCAGCGCGGGCAACGCTTCGACACGATGCCCCGACTCCCGCAGCAATTTCGCGCAGTCGGTCAAGTAATACTCGCCCTGAGCATTGTCATTGCTCATTTGGCTCAGAGCGCTGAGCAACTGGGGCGTTTGAAACAAATAAGTGCTCATGTTGACTTCGTTGATCCGCAACTGCTCCTCGCTCGCGTCCTTGTGCTCAACGATGCCCATGAAATTACCGTCGGCGTCGCGAACGATGCGTCCCAAGCCCGTCGGATCGTCCTTCCTCAGCGTGCCGAGCAACAACGCGGGCTGATGTTCCCGAAAATGAGCAAGCAGCGTTTGCAGGCTGGTCGGTTGGATCAGCGGCGAGTCTCCTGCAACGACGATCGTCGGACCTTGTTGGCCGGTCAAGTGCTCGCGGCAGACGGCCACGGCGTGACCGGTGCCGAGCTGCTCGGCTTGCAAGACAAACGTGATGTCACCGTTTCGCTTGGCCAATTCAGCTTTCACCGCGTCGGCTTCGTAGCCCACGACGACCAAATGACGGTGAATCCCGGCTTTCTCCAACGCATCGAGAACGAAATGGATCATCGGACGACCGACGACCGGGCAGAGCACCTTCGGCAACGCGCTGTTCATACGCGTTCCCTTTCCGGCGGCCAGAATCACGGCGCAGGGCTCCGCGCCGGGCACTGGGTTTTGCTGCGATTCGGTTTCAGTTGCAGACTCAGGCATCAATCGCTGACTCCGGGGGGACAAATCGAGGAAAGATTCGCGGATGATCATTCAGAGGTCCGCGAAGGCGGCATGTTCGCTTTTGATCCCCTTGGAAACAACCGCACAGCCAGCCATCAGGGGTGGAAATTGCTGTATTCGCTGCCCCCCGAGTCCCGGCGATCCTCAGAAGACTCCCAAACCATCGATTTCGCCGGTCATGAAACCTTCGGATTTCCGTCCGCAAATCTGTCTGGCAGCGTTGCGGCAAAATCGGCAGAATCCAGGCTCTGCAGCCGGGCTGCACGCCCCGTTGTCATGGACGCCATACGAGTATTTATGGAAATCAAGCCGATGAAT from Stieleria varia carries:
- a CDS encoding M56 family metallopeptidase, with translation MFDFLYENQAYAWWIAKLSLVLFTVPLFAFLLRNINPRWRVWAYRVVAIAIIALTLATLFPPINQLSLAWMEPDRDTPNTVESVDRNLTSVADAANEVESVKPQRRAPASTRSMYDLPAFDEKGFTLHESPSAEEGLGNDVVSAGSDALENQPVINERPGVLALPSIGWIVFSLWILGLFIESFRWILGVSRARRLIRVSRPADAETIALMRDLCEQLGVRLPRLLTTELVDSPCVVGTIRPTILLRETHESPDLRFELAHELGHIAGADLSWDAVMRLLRCVFWPHPLVWFLRSSHRIACEMVCDLAVADAFQDREGYSRTLARAALTVSHRRSVAADGFAMARTPNVMKRLRMIGSGIHAKPLGKAYGLLAFAILMIAVFVGLTGIAIVPRIIAQEPNHANLSINVRVVSTSDQPLSDARVEMTLSHNAMTRTIIAITNGDGLAEFSIERPATKYSVLGAVYCNDHVPEAIPRVEYAPDQQPQQMVVRLARGALVGGTVQDEQGKPIADAKISILKIQPGSSFIQTFFNERSAADGTWLIDAAPDDARISIRHDDFIDQTFAVTPGTEGEYILERGRTIRGIVRNKKGEAVAGATVGFQAKGRGSIPHVLTDEEGRFHQNALPNQAITVYAFDAEHVKQKQFVELTQHDQEVEFKLLPGRRVAIHTSDQRGNPIVGAWVRVHENAVLGGTLWTGATDNAGVFRWSGAGSDPLQVSIGANGFRSTEMIAEPEVPLTVTLNEVAHLKATVTDEQTGKPIDQFTAKIVDANLHDDVVRRSDAMVIARRGRLEFELRFEIEKPVLVVESAGYQTWRQPFDPNELQHSFDIKLARVVAEPTNTIRARLLDPNGKLAAGAKVVLIDPSTADPFNALSRGGRTVGGFETLETRTDNRGRLEFITKTPLPANATLGIEHDSGYAQVLVADLPKEKIIRLRPWAQLKVSVLANGKPVSGAEVSLSHEWRAYAPSSLLQSNRRQQTNENGEATFNRVVPGSVSIKISNDGKRSHQAGFVSTERSFEIKDGFNELVVKESGIRLVGRVILGPDPQGLRQPTFDAPGMLQSDSGLTQFKANDDGSFIVEHLPAGTYSIRLPVMAKVPKGHSGNGRVIDTINQTFELKNDDAPQREMQFNLSWNRIPTTGDDALPFVSLTPDGKVISSKEYSGKWLLLDFFPSQSELYQQQLTRLRAMHAHWNSKGVAFLSVAILGHVSGDIVGNWSSLDWPIVGSQFTKDRILSDYEAGTAPTRLLINPQGKIVYRGSDLDELNKVLTSLVTDASTASGIDFSSGPLNGAESVPSQEAFQGDADAMMARIESQTKPQDPHPRQARQMAYSLSFYRKDGSLLRSISLTDFTTPRFSSGHKIAMDHDRQMVFVVASDAVLAFNRRAELQFRTPLPHVEHLAINQRTGDLWCASGFQTTGVTVILDKNGNERRRIPYAAKRMDYSERDDAMFVWHDKPFTPNATLVKLNAEGTELSHRLITPVPFRIEGLVFDKNGNVWFVVADIPDQGAGLRFSLCRCDDRGIHRLRTMKYSNDPSKPPKEQMVGLQFVGDSLWLEMIQFPDTPDQKPRTRIELVASDGGIVREFESNTQGGLLQSGESMFSISGVAFQELDLDGNVIRSIPLQPPGPTDLQGMSLWSARPIVVFDD
- a CDS encoding BlaI/MecI/CopY family transcriptional regulator, with translation MRFTPGELRVMKLLWEHGELSPPELQEFYGAPIKDPALRSYLTILVEKGHVTRRRDGKAFRYKATTPKRRAFHEMVRELADAFCDGSLRSLMMNLAEQESLTEQDLAELRDAAGLGSQESMPSDSKSKGSKRTARNIKTKKKG
- a CDS encoding ribose-phosphate diphosphokinase; protein product: MRELKIFSGRANPELTARICRHLHLEPAAISLGKFPDGENYCKLDEDVRGRDIFLVQPTCPPVNDNLIELLTMIDCCKRASAERVTAVIPYYGYARQDRKDEGRVPITAKLVANLIARAGADRVLTMDLHAAQIQGFFDVPVDHLYAAPVLNEHFSNRNMTDDRIVVVSPDEGSIKRAVGHAKRLGGQLAIVDKRRTSALEVRQSTIIGGPVEGKIALMFDDMISTAGSICGAANLVHAAGAAEIHIACTHGVLCGPAIERLRDAPIDSITITDSIPIPADKMLPNMVQLTVAPLLAEAIKRIHHDQSISELFRER
- a CDS encoding sugar phosphate nucleotidyltransferase → MPESATETESQQNPVPGAEPCAVILAAGKGTRMNSALPKVLCPVVGRPMIHFVLDALEKAGIHRHLVVVGYEADAVKAELAKRNGDITFVLQAEQLGTGHAVAVCREHLTGQQGPTIVVAGDSPLIQPTSLQTLLAHFREHQPALLLGTLRKDDPTGLGRIVRDADGNFMGIVEHKDASEEQLRINEVNMSTYLFQTPQLLSALSQMSNDNAQGEYYLTDCAKLLRESGHRVEALPALQPCESLSINNPDELQLVDEKMRAMGYA